Part of the Sinomonas atrocyanea genome is shown below.
CGCGTCCATCCCCGCCGAAGCGGACGGCGTGTTCGGGCTGGACACCGGGCTCGGGGACCGGCTCGGCCTCGAACTGGCACAGATCTGGCCGCGCGCGGTGGTCCACCTGGGGGTGCGCAGCAACGACGCGCACACGCTCTACGCGGTGGCGATCGCCCGGTCGCTGCTCGCGGCCTACCCCGAGGCCGATGCCGGCGTGGTGCTGCCGGCGATCATGCTGCACGACACCGGCTGGTCCGCGGTGCCCCCGGGCGAGGTGCTCGAGGCCATCGCCCCCGGCGGCGGCCGGCCGGACCTCGTGCTGCTGCACGAGAAGGAGGGCGCCCGGCTCGCCGAGGGGATCCTCGCCGCAGCGGGCGTCCCGGACGAGCGGGCGGCCCGGATCGTGGAGATCATCGATGGGCATGACTCGCGCCGCGAGGCCCTTTCGATCGAGGACGCGATCGTCAAGGATGCGGACAAGACCTGGCGGCTCACCCCGCACGGCCTGGACACGGTGATGGACTGGTTCGGGCTGGACCGCGGGCAGGCGCTGCGCCTGTGTGCCTCGCGGGTAACCGGGCACCTGTTCACCGACGCCGCGCGGTCGCTCGCCCGCGGCCTCGCGGCGGTCGAATCGGCCAACCTCTGGCCCGAGCGGGCAGCGCTAGAGTTGCCGTAGCCGCGCCGGCGCTGGATTCCGGCGGGGCAGGGCCGCCCCGAGGGGCGAGCGGAGAGCTAGGCGGGCAGGCGGGCGAGGAGGCGCGGATGGCTGGCGGCAGCAGCGAGCCCGGCCGCACCGTGACGTCCAAGGCGCTCGCGATCCT
Proteins encoded:
- a CDS encoding HD domain-containing protein; protein product: MGPKRTATANHVGRDVSASIPAEADGVFGLDTGLGDRLGLELAQIWPRAVVHLGVRSNDAHTLYAVAIARSLLAAYPEADAGVVLPAIMLHDTGWSAVPPGEVLEAIAPGGGRPDLVLLHEKEGARLAEGILAAAGVPDERAARIVEIIDGHDSRREALSIEDAIVKDADKTWRLTPHGLDTVMDWFGLDRGQALRLCASRVTGHLFTDAARSLARGLAAVESANLWPERAALELP